One Mercurialis annua linkage group LG3, ddMerAnnu1.2, whole genome shotgun sequence DNA window includes the following coding sequences:
- the LOC126675320 gene encoding uncharacterized protein LOC126675320 yields MAHTRSSKPIPKKALNMKPKKAVSKKKKGESSNVKDKVQQESVSGEGVIRQSPPSLKKRHATEITKPKKKQKVISISEPKRRSPKLWQLKLLREDRLHSKIDTCMSYDTISEIQSTLSPFELELFRKSCFDRLFSRYS; encoded by the exons ATGGCTCATACACGTTCTTCAAAACCGATTCCTAAAAAAGCTCTGAATATGAAACCGAAGAAAGCGGTTTCTAAGAAGAAGAAGGGTGAATCAAGCAATGTGAAGGATAAAGTTCAACAAGAATCTGTCTCTGGTGAAGGAGTAATCCGACAATCTCCTCCTTCTCTCAAAAAGAGACATGCAACCGAAATTACTAAGCCAAAGAAGAAGCAAAAAGTGATTTCAATCTCTGAACCAAAACGGCGAAGTCCTAAG ctGTGGCAGTTAAAGCTCTTACGTGAAGATCGACTTCATTCGAAAATCGATACTTGTATGTCCTACGATACTATTTCTGAAATACAATCAACTTTGAGTCCTTTTGAGTTAGAGTTGTTTAGGAAGTCTTGTTTCGATCGGTTATTTTCTCGATATTCCTAA
- the LOC126671242 gene encoding zinc finger protein ZAT4-like gives MEEEQELKQHVCKFCSKSFACGRSLGGHMRSHMINDITSQADGTTLTKKKLPSLTNYINSTHNKANNEITGYGLREKPKKTWRICTDGGDDDDQDQDADKSCKKCGRVFQSWKALFGHMKCHSILEKEKEKVVNNDHFSLEEEEEEQQESWTGGCNHKVVMDSQSDNENTTPPNRRKRSKRRIRYMGAAANSSSLSFANNNNGSSSVSEIDQQEQEEIAMCLMLLSRDVGVGFNSVAESSDNNSVFLENHNLVSSKPEVKLKQIQEFSSVSLIPSKGANKIKNCSIDDENSVIELGKNLSKNKRKMDDESLDLELKSDEFKNSDKDSKFECTTCNKVFHSYQALGGHRASHKKTKGCFASRIDSTETSIENEIFVDQLGIDSDHKAETSYGAKKISRGHECPICFKVFPSGQALGGHKRSHLVVASTSTDHHHQKKNISIQESISPPIRDFLDLNLPAPVEEDTNELVGFNPWWIATTHKHEQLLGLISN, from the coding sequence ATGGAGGAAGAGCAAGAATTGAAGCAGCATGTATGCAAATTCTGCAGCAAGAGTTTTGCCTGTGGTAGATCATTGGGTGGTCACATGAGGTCTCATATGATTAATGACATTACTTCTCAAGCTGATGGCACTACACTCACCAAGAAAAAACTTCCATCTCTCACCAACTATATCAACAGTACTCATAATAAAGCTAATAATGAAATTACAGGCTATGGCCTGAGAGAAAAACCCAAGAAAACTTGGAGAATTTGTACTGATGgtggtgatgatgatgatcaaGATCAAGATGCTGATAAATCTTGCAAAAAGTGTGGCAGAGTGTTTCAATCTTGGAAGGCTTTGTTTGGTCACATGAAGTGTCACTCAATtcttgaaaaagaaaaggaaaaagtggTCAATAATGACCATTTTAGCCTTGAAGAAGAGGAGGAAGAGCAGCAAGAATCTTGGACTGGTGGTTGTAACCATAAGGTGGTTATGGATAGTCAATCTGATAATGAAAATACTACTCCTCCGAATCGGAGAAAAAGATCGAAAAGGCGAATAAGGTACATGGGTGCTGCTGCaaattcttcttctttatcatttgctaataataataatggttCTTCATCTGTTTCTGAAATTGAtcaacaagaacaagaagagatTGCTATGTGTTTGATGTTGTTGTCTAGAGATGTTGGTGTTGGTTTTAATTCTGTTGCTGAATCTTCTGATAACAATTCTGTTTTTCTTGAGAATCATAATCTTGTTAGCTCCAAACCTGAAGTGaaactgaaacaaattcaagaattcTCATCAGTTTCTTTGATTCCAAGCAAAGGAGCTAACAAAATCAAGAATTGTTCGATAGATGACGAGAATTCGGTTATCGAATTGGGAAAGAATTTGAGCAAAAACAAGAGAAAAATGGATGATGAATCATTGGATCTTGAGTTGAAATCAGATGAATTCAAGAATTCTGACAAAGACAGCAAATTTGAGTGTACTACTTGCAACAAAGTGTTCCATTCTTACCAAGCTCTAGGGGGACATAGAGCTAGTCATAAAAAGACCAAAGGCTGTTTTGCTTCAAGAATTGACAGTACTGAAACCAgcattgaaaatgaaatttttgttGATCAATTGGGCATAGACAGTGACCATAAAGCTGAGACAAGTTATGGAGCAAAGAAGATTAGTAGAGGACATGAATGTCCAATTTGTTTCAAAGTGTTCCCTTCAGGACAAGCATTGGGTGGTCACAAGAGGTCTCATTTAGTAGTAGCATCAACAAGTACTGATCATCATCATCAGAAGAAGAACATTTCAATTCAAGAATCGATTTCGCCGCCGATTCGAGATTTTCTTGATCTTAATCTTCCTGCTCCTGTTGAAGAAGACACCAATGAACTTGTGGGGTTTAATCCATGGTGGATAGCAACCACCCACAAGCATGAACAGCTTTTAGGTTTGATCTCTAACTAA